The DNA sequence cacatttatcactttgaccgtaatataaatacaaaggaacaaataaaaaaaccggccaagtgcgagtcggactcgcgcaccgagggttccgtacaaacctgcaaggtttacaaagttcgttcattacgacaatcgagtcataactatggtatttttattgcaaaatgaaattcataacattacaatggggaaagatggaggagcataaatttaagacaaagatctctttatcgtttaagtaatcctttattttatagtatttgatatgaatttcaacttgatagctctacgcgttcatgaggaaaaaagtaataagtttatacagggtccttctaaactagctacattccttttaatgggggcatctatacggtacactgaacaagttcaccaaatttgagtatgtgttttataatgattttacaaagttacattttctaacaaaaataaaaattcatttcgtcttacataatggaatgtggcgacgccactacaaactagtgacaccaacagatggcgctgtcactacttcactatggcacactccgccgctcatacaaacctgcatcgcggtgacggagttttagatcctgccaagtatatatagacaaaccaagatggtgtaaattggaccttggtccccgagcataacacccgctcggaaggaagcactaacatctagcttccttattgtggttgagcatcatatcccacattggTGACCTTATTTGCGTTCTAGTATGGACCGGAACACGATGTTCTTTGTCCGAATCATCATGTTTCTATGCATGAAGTTGGGGAGCGCATCGAGCCATTGCTCCGGTGTGAACACGCTAGACGCGTACTCCGCTTCGGATATCCTGGTGGTTTCAACCAAAGGTACATTAGCCAAGTACAGATCTGGTTTCTGGAGCGCGTCCTGGTCAATGGGAGTAACATAAATTTTTCGAGGCGTAATGGTGAGGGCTTTACGAATAGTATTATTGCGTCCAATTTTGTCATACTTTACATTGAAAGGCGGGTTGTCGTTCGAATCTAAGCTGGCCAATTCTATCGTCAAAGGCGCAGGGAGCGAGAGCAGTACCGGACGGGCCAGACTTCTCTCTCTCAAAGTCTCCAAAGCGCAGTAGCTATTTAATAGCGCCTGTAGTGCTGCTGGATTGATCACCTCCATCGGCTCCATCTCATTCCTGGGTACAGTCTGATCGGTGAATCGATTGGTGTATGGCATACCACGCGCCGCAAGATCGCGTAGCGTCTGCAGTCTATTTCGAACTATGCGCGGGTCTAGGATTATCTCTCGTGAGATGCCGAAGGCTAGCGCTGTATTTTTTgctcacacaacaaagctgtagtgtattcattctgcacaggaacacgagacacaacacacacaacgctcactaccactgcacacttttttgttgtttacactcacgtcataacaactcacagcagtcgtcacagctgatagccgattagctgatcgactgattgggcgagctatcacttcaatgttgcaggcctactctcatatcgttgtttatccttattatcttatgttaatcacagtaaaacggactcacgataccatcgaaaaatcaaccagcaaagggcatgatttttaaggcgcgtcttagtaaatttatttgcatttgtgcaccGAGCGACCGACCGAGAgagttcacttcacgagcactacaaaacgcaccttcacacaagaaagctagtcaaaaactgaattaaatcaaagcgcacgcgccgacaaatgccgacaagccgaacgccttttgttgacacaaagacgccgacgccgccaaagcaagagccgaaaagttggcataagcgtacagtcgacaaaaaagaaacttatttgtttattattttatctgcttgctttcgatttcaattgattcgaatctaaattatggtgttgagtatttcatggtaaaatattatcctataacagataataattaaaaattaattaaacttattgtttagtgaaggtaattcaatggcctagtcaattatttagaaacattaaattagactattgaagcaaataaaactcttcaatttgtttgtattgatattccatttatcctaaatcacagtccattcttaaattaatcgttaatgtcatcatttctattacaatagaaaagtagatgaggtaggtaggtacctaattagttaaataaaatttccgaatcatttccgttccaacttggtatttatttatgacctatcttatgtacctgtgatttaacaataaacacaattttaatttgaatagtaaaaaaaagtttgttgcatttcttaattttattttggtgagtgtacattgcgctagccggcggccggcggcacgtgtctaatgGTACGTTTACACGCTTGCCAAGCCTTCGCAAGCGGCAAACAGCTCCAAGCCTCCACAAATCTCGTTTGGCGTTTGAAAGGAGTTTACACGCTTGGGAACGCGTCAGTCTGCAAGATAGATCCAAGCATGGCGGACACCGAACTTGTAACGGCTATTGCATTTGGTTTATCgtacttttatttaaaatgcaagcaaagtgaaacaaaaaaaagaaaaactcgaCGACAACGAAGATGGTGGATGAAAAAGATTCATCGAAATCGTACCAGGTAACTACTATTTTGGTGTAACCATTATCTGTTGTAGTTACGTTATTCCACAATATTTactgtacctatattttatttgttacagaCAATTTATAGAAGAGAAAtttaatgaacttttatatgAACCTTCTGGCGAGTTTGATAACTTCTGCCGAATGAGCTATACcgattttgaatttttactGCAGAAAATTTCACCAATGATATCCAAGCAAGATACAGACTTCAGAGATGCTATACCGGCCAAATTTCGTCTTGCCATTACGCTACGATTTTTAGCATCTGGTGATTCTTACAAAAGCCTTCACTACATGTTTAAAGTATCTGTCTCTATGATATCAATAACCATTCGTGAAGTTTGCCGATCTCTTAATGAAATTCTAAAGGATCTAGTTAAGGTaagaataaaagaaaaaattgtTATACATTTGTTTAGGTTTTAATTGATTCATAGGAAACTTTTTTACAGCttaattatttaactttatatTTAACCTTaaataagaattattttgacGACTCAAAATCTTCGAAAGCATTCAATAAAGCTAAGTTTATAATGTTGGTGTCTCGCGGGGGTGGGTTGAGGATTTGGTCCGATATTATACGAATAGATGACAGGGGTGCTGTTGATGTAGAATATGTAGATGGAGCTGGAGGTATTGGAGTTGGTATATGTTCTGTTGTGTTTGGCACTGAATGAGAGGTTTCTGTGTATGGAGAGGGAAAAAAACTTTGAGTGTTATGTATAGGTTCAGAATAAACGCTATTAACTGATGTTGGCCGACTCTGAATGACTTGAGGAGATGGTGTATGGCGTGAATATGAACCAGCAATTGAGGAAGGTCGAGAATAATATTGAGGGTATGGTGTATGACGCTCATTTGATTTTTGACTGATTCTGTTTATAAACAACCCATCTATTTGGTACATCATAATTTTTCGTTCATCATTTGGCAGTTCACGTAGCTTTATAGCCAATAATTTAGCATATAGATCGCAATCATCTTCTTTGTAAGGAGGTCTATTTTCATTCTGTTTTTGACTTAAAACATTCGTTAATTGACCAAAAGCCACGGCCATTTGCTTTTCAGCCGTTTCAGAATCAGAAGCAAGGCGGCGACGTTTATTAACTGCCTGTATGGATGGTGATCTAGATGGTGGTCTGGATGGTGTGGTAGCCGTACCTACTGGTGCGGTCTCTTATCAGAGGATCATCCTCTGTCTGATCTGTAATTTCTTCTATTTGTTGTGATTGCTGCAAagaataatatacagggtgttaggtaaatgggtatatgagccgacactagcccatgttaacatatacatataaatggtatggtgaagtcagaaaatagatttcatcattttaattattttaattttcatacaaatctgaatttttaaattttattttgtatgaacatttaaaaaattaaaatgatgatatgaaatttctgatttcaccataccatttatatgcatatgttaacatgggctagtgtcggctcatatacccatttacctaacaccctgtattgttaCTCACACttcatttagtttctttttttacAGATGCCCACCACAGCAGAAGGATGGCTTAATATTGAAGAAGGATTCAGGACCAAATTTCCACATTGCATAGGGTCATTGGATGGCAAGCATGTAGTCATTGAAAGCCCAACTCATAGTGGAACAGAATAtttcaattataaaaaaacttttagcaTTGTCCTTTTGGCGTTAGTGGATAGCAAATACAAATTTGTATTTGCAGACATCGGGAGTCAAGGAAGAATAAGTGACGGTGGCGTGTTTAATAATTGTTTACTATGGAAAAGAATATGTAGGAACGAGATAGATTTTCCACCGCCATGTCCACTTCCAGGATCGAATATTAATATTCCATACGTGTTTTTAGCTGACGGTGCTTTTGCATTGAGTCAACACGTAATGAAGCCCTACCCTGGAAACCATGAAGTAGGCTCACCAAAAAGGCTATTTAACCAAAACTTATCTAAATCCCGAGTTGTAGTTGAAAATACGTTTGGAATTTTAACCTCGGTTTTTAGAATATTCAGACGTCCTATCGATTTAGAACCACAAACTGTGACAGAATTTACGATGACTTGTGTATTACTACATAACTTTTTGAGAACAAGTAAAAGTTCTTCAAATCGATATATTCCTCAGGGTTCGTTAGACGTATATGACAGTAGTGGAAATATGGTTACACCTGGTTCATGGCGCAGAGATAACGACGGATATAATGCATTGCAAACATTACCACAAATACCACGAAGATCTCCGCTGAATGCCAAAGAAGTCAGAGAAGAATTTACTTCATATTTTAATAGGATTGGATAAgttgataaaaatgtataaataaatttataataagtaacggattttttttatttagaataaATGACTTTTGACTTACAGTTTCGGTGTTTAACCCTTCATTACAAGTATATACTTGCAGTAAGAATGACTCCATGATTTCGTAGGCATACCAAGTGGGATTGTATATTTCATCGGCACCTAAAATAAAAGATatataatgtaatgtaaataatgGAATTATaggaatataatttttattatttaaaatgcgTGGAAACACTTTTAAACATATATCTTTTTTGATCACTTACATTAATAgctcatttaaatttaaaaaaaaattcaaaacgtatCTTCATAAATTAATACGGAAGTGACCAAAAAGAAAATATGATTAAAATATGGGAAATGTTACGGGAATAGGTAATCTAGTGACTAACAGAGAGTTTTTTTAGTATCACAATTATTTTCTCAAACCTTTGAAAACGTCGAAAATTAGAGCGAGACAGTTGCGGAATAATAGAGAAACtaactttaattaaagttatacCTTGCTAAGCAgactatcaaaataattataaaggtACATCATAGGAACATACCTGCGCCAGAACGCATAGATTCCTGTTTCTTTTTTAAGTGCTTGCGAAAAGTAGTCATCAATatctcttttttattttttacttcctTCACTGGCCTTCCGGTAAGTTGAGCGAGACGAATCCATGCATCTGCTTGTTTCTTCTTATCTTTGTGATTTGCATCTTTCGGATTCCAGATGCAGGATTCCATCTGGTAATGCTCGAGGAAGGAAAGACACTCGTCATTTGACCAGCTactcattttttattttgtccgTACAAGCGTGTACTCGCCGCGAGATCACAATGCCCACTGAACGTGGACCAACGTGTAAATGCGTCCCAAGCGCTTGCCGCAAACGCCCTTTGATCTGCGTCAAAAAACCGACACTCGACTGGATCGGAAGCAAGCGCCCACAAGCTCACGCAAGCCAAGCCAAACGCCTTCTTTACACGCTTGTGATTGTCGGGGCTTGCCAAGGCTTGGCAAGCGTGTAAACGTACCATAAAGGCGGCGgcaagttcgtttgctgcgccggctagtgttgtacgatacgacactcgagtcttggaatcttacttattaaaagtttgaagaaaataaaatagcaatgaattaagactgtgtgtttattattttattggaccattttaactttttgattacgaaaatcgtcagtctttagatggatacttctgattcgattatttgcgtttaatgcaattttattgatattacatttgtattgtgcgatttattttattttcaattaggatataacatacggatgatgatatgaaatcactcattattgcctattagtatacaccaactcaagttcatgtcatgattcagtctagctctaagaacttaaaatactcgaaaggactcggaagactcaattattcccttattcatgtgactaacgagtcctagtcttaaaaataaactcaagtctcgaaataaggactttaaagactcgaggttcttacaacactagcgcggtcggctattgtgagggacggctgtctttgataccaccgactccgccacgcataaataaggatgtcaactccaaaattctttctaatcttaacaataataaaactatcattatttacttttataatttttttttgtttctacgatgattttaatgattattatttcagtttaaaattgatagttgggaacaattatttacttcggaatactaaagactgctgataatcacaggtagataattcgatagcgtttagtttctgctatgatcgagtcaattacgaatcacatttttaatttgctaaggggatattaagcgattaaaattaacatgaaaaatgtgcctgctttatagtaataataaccgtaattctaaatttcgtagtcatggtaactatcccatttgtgtatggcataaaaataagtcattgatttcggcaactaacttttttgcttcgtttcgttgctacgtttgaaataaaagatttttgcaagcgcaaaggtattttaacgaacttttgaataaacatcattccattaaggccactaaataagtacttaccacataagatttttttatgttaccaaaaataaataaactttaattttctgcttaatttaattccttaaataactagtagtagccctagaatagcttgtAGTTGTGTGGCGCCGCCcgccggtccgtcgtccggcggcactcttgtgttcgcggccagtggcccaacggcagcacaagcgcaatggcggccattacgtaagctcgtgtgcgtgcggatttttgtcagtgtagtagtgaatcagctgaacagggtgttgtattgggttgataagaaatgaagttgtttccttaattatctcggaaactagcctgaatttttggctcaaactttgggaacgtattcagtgtgacgtatacatgctcccattaaacggaacgtagctgatttagaaggaccctatatttattaaaaaatatatattttgtaatgtaaccaaaaatttaaggttttcggaatttttcctttatgtgtgctataaaacgttgcttcatgccaaatttcaagattctaggtcgactggaagtaccctttaggttttgattcccttgcgagtacttgcgagtttcaaaatatgcagcttaaattgctgtttcttttgattgcgttgacatagaagtttgattttgttacagcttaaaggtattatagacctgagtatttggtatgaatttcaatttaatacctctacgcgtttatgaggaaatgggtagtaagtttaaaattattaaaaaaatatatattatgtgatgtaactaaaaatttatggttttcgtaatttttcctttatctatgctataagacgttgcttcgtaccaaatttcaagattctgagttcacgggaagcaccctgtaggttttgattcccttgcaagtgtcgaaaatttgcggcataaacggctgtatcttttgattgcgttggcttagaagtttgattttttcacagcttcaagggacagtagacctgagtaattgatataaatttcagctttatacctccacgcgttcctgagaaaaagggtcttgacagatggacggacagacggacaacaaagtgatcctataagggttccgttttttccttttgaggtacggaaccctaaaaaccagtaaattttaacatttcacaggtgatagatagattataGTGTTCTAAATCTCGATTTTTTCATGCCAACGTCGCTGATGAAACGATCTTGATCAAAGACTTTCTCTAATAATATGTGAAATTAaggaaattttaattacttgtGCAAAAGGTGTGCTTATTTTACAAAGATCATGTTCACTACACAGAATATTAGTAGAGGTTGTTCAAATGACCGACTGCAGttcctgaccaggaacataaaaatcccggcatagaggcgcgtcaattgcatttgatagtgcaacactgacttgagtacagtcgtacctgtgttaaattaataggctaactttatgtatcagggttcaggattacgggctaatttgatattttcataaattaacgaaaaatgattatattataggtaacctggtttaaataaattaaatgaaaccatcaatcgagctagtaggatttattttattattcatcaataatcaaattcagaactacaatgtttgctcatgaacgcttcaaactctgtactctttcccaattccataaaattcaacacttacaaagtgacaaaaaactttaaaataggtagttgaaacaaaccacagctaattttcatagtggctgtactatacgataaatgtgtcagtcaatttgacaacctttgtcggaaacattattcaatgaaaatattgtccgaacccttagtatttctcttcgacaaagaccttaacacattgtgaaccacttttctttcacggctataaaaagtttttattagcaatttaattcacaaaatcaattgcacacatttaaaataaagtttgtttacactttgacagcaatagacagttaaattattgacatgcaaggtgacatgtcaatgcagtttttagttactgttgccattaagagaaattagtaccattagttttccgcaacttGGCgggggtttttatgttcctggtcgggctatacataagttattaaaaaaaatgaaatattacataacattacattattatacataagTATTCGGAcataatacactcgacatcaaataaatcgcaccttccgcgacaagcactttcaaacgtatgcatccctcccaccaatattggcaccatttaaaagcctagttctaaacttcatttcattaaaggaaaggtttttaccccaaaaatgtgtctttagaaggatccagagtcacttgttccaaaaataggtagttacgcttgagccattttttatgactataaaactgttaagttgggattaattgctatccatctgttgaAGAGGATACGTgatatcattatttggttttataaccataaaaattggtctaattgatcccagaggtgagcccaaagtgaggtctattttcaagtcacatttatggtatatgttaatcatttatttagaaacgaaatgtgtttttctttaaggatatttattgggcttttaaataacaccaatattgttggggtaccatgattgtgtcagaagaaaatctttaaagtgcgcgtcgcggaaggtgcggtttatttgatgttgagtgtagattAGACGCAATCATACTACATCTTTCAAAAATGACTAAAACTGAACTATACAGTAGGTACTATATGGCACTCAATTTAAAAACTGATAATGTAGTATTAATGATCAGAACGCTTTGTGATTTCCGAAAGGTAGTAATTCATTAGAGTGTTAAGCTCCCCTATTTCCTTTTCTAGTGTTAAGTTGGGCGTTATGATCGTTATACAGCTCTTCCATGTTAGCTAGCACTTTAAGTTGCGACTGTGTCTCGCTAGCGAGTTTTGTAGCACGGTTTAGTAAAAGCTGCGCTCGCTCTCTAGAATTTGATGTCTGACTTGCGCGCTCTGCAAGGGACATGTTAGTCTGTTTGAAGTCTTGTCTAAGCTGTCTTGCCTTTTGTTCGGCCATTTCAGCTCTATTAACGACATCGTTTGCCTCCTGCTTGACTTGTTCTGCATCACTTTCTATTTTTAGGATATCTTTCTGTAAACCTGAAAGACGGAGTCGTAGGCCTTCAACTTCATCTTTTGTTTCATTCGCTTTCTTTTGTGCTTGCTCTGTCTCCATAGCTATTGAAACTAAATCTGCTTTGGCTGCATCAATGTCACTCTTAGCTTTGTTAATTGCATTTTCTGCAGCATCTTGTGCAGCTTGAGCTTCATCCAAAGCCTCCAAAACTTTAATAGCCATTTTTAATGTCAGATTTGCCGATTGATTCACCACAGTAGCATTCAGTTTTAACGCTTTGGCTCTTTCTAAGTCTGGCTTTGTTTCAATTATGATGTTTTATATGTTTGTTAGTTGCGATACAGTAGAGTTAATTCGATGTGATAATTCAGTAATTTCTTTGGATTCtatgctaatagataatttgaGTATATCTTGCGCTAAAGTCCTTACATCGGCCGGAGTGTTAGATGTATTCGATAAGAACTCTTTTAACTCGGAAGTAAGTTCTAAACTTTCATTGGTTATGCGTTCAGCTGATGATTTGAAATCGTTAGCTCTATTAAATAAGTCGTTTGCTCTTGAACGAACCACTATGGTATCTTGTTTTACTTGCGAAACTGATCTAAATAGGTCTTCTGCTGTTAATTCATGTTCTTTGATTCTGTGTTCAGTTTTATTGGCAAAATCTAATGCTTGTTCCGCTTTTGTAACAGCTCCTTGGTCACAAGATATTCCGCCGCATTTTACACAACCGGCGCCTCCACAAATGTCACAGCTATCACTTTCTTGACCACACATTTTTTCGTTTAGCTTAGGCAAAGTGATTCCAGATCTGATAGTTGACTCTGAATATCATCTAGCTttttatcattttcattttgtgTATTATTAAAGTTTGTATACTGCAATTCAATTAACCTGTCTGTATTTTTGATTTGCCTATCGGTATTAGCAATTATTGTTTGTGCTCCTTCTGCTTCATCTGATGCTTTGACAGCTATTTGTTTTGCTTCTCTAGTTAAGTTTAGGGCGCCGTCTAGATTGGCCTCTTGCAATTTCGTTGCATTGCTGCCAAGTTCAATGGTCTTACCTTTCAAGTTTTGAATGTCGTTTCTTAGTCCATCTAATGTGACGTTGCCTAAATTGATTTTTGATGTTATGTCATTGAGATTATCATTGGCATCTTTAACTTTATGTTCTACTGACGTTAGTTGATCTTGTAAGCTACTGATATTTGATAAAAGGTCTTTAACTGTTGTTTGCCCCATTTTAGCGCTTTGAAGCATGTTTTCTACTTCCGCTAACTTCTTAgtcatttcatcaaaatctctAGTGTAAGCACCTGTAGCACCTACGACTTTTATTTTGCTGGCATTTCCGATAGCATAATCAGTTTGGATACGTAAATCATTAATAAGGCGATCCCAGTTATCGAAACATTCTCCACAGGCGTAGCAATCGGGAGCTTCTCCAAGGTAACCTCGAGCACATAAGTCACAATTGTATCCGCCAATACCAGGCTTACATATACATGATCCATTTTCTCTCATACATTGTTGTGATATAGATCCACgtaagtcacattcacattcatgaCATTCCAAATTCGGGTCACCCCAGTGATTTTCCTGACACTGATCGCATTGTCTTCCTCCATGACCAGGTTTACAATCACATTTTCCAATATAGGGATTACATTGAGGTGATAAAGATCCTATAGGATCACATTCACAAGGGTCACACCCTGTTCCCACTGCTATTCGCCAGTGATTATCTGTGCATTGATCACAATTTACACCTTTAACATTGTTGAAACATGGACATTGACCTGTGATACCATCACAATTTCCTCTGGTAAAGTTTGTTCCAAGAACAGAGCAGTTACACTTATAACAAGCTTTTTCGACTGCATTACCGTAATATCCTTCTTGACAAACTTCACAATGGTCACCTGCTGTATTATGTAAGCATTGTAAACATTTACCAGTATAAGGATCACAGTTACCAGGTTTTGTAATATCAGTATTATCATTACACTCGCATTTTTCACAGGTTCTTTTAATAGGGTCTCCAAAGTAGTTATCAGCGCATACATCACAAAGAAGACCGGCATATCCTTCTTTACATCCATCTTGTCTACCTAAATATATCCTTATTTCTGTATCTTTATCCTTTTCTAAGCACACTGGCGGCGTAACCAAAACACTACGTTGATTAGCAGGCAAACTTGTTGATACTGTATCATCTTCGGAACGCACATTTGCACAAGGTGAATCATAGTCTATTGGTAACGGTCGTTTTACTaatatacactcggcatcaaataaatcgcaccttccgcgacaagcacttatcaaacgtccacttcccaccaacattggtacaatttgaaagcctagttctaaacttcatttcattaaaggaaaggtttttaccccaaaaatgtgtctttagaaggatccagagtcacttcttcaaaaaataggtagttacgcttgaggcatttttatgactataaaactgttaagttgggattaattgctatccatctgttaaagaggatacgtgatatcattatttggttttataaccataaaaattggtctaattgatcccagaggtgagcccaaagtgaggtctattttcaagtcacatttatggtatatgttaatcatttatttagaaatgaaatgtgtttttctttaaggatatttattgggcttttaaataacaccaatattgttggggtaccatgattgtgtcagaagaaaatctttaaagtgcgcgtcgcggaaggtgcggtttacttgatgttgagtgtagattAGACGCAGTCATACTACATCTTTCAAAAATGACTAAAACTGAACTATACAGTAGGTACTATGGCACTCAATTTAAAAAGTGATAATGTAGTATTAACAGGATTAATAAATGTGGCCACTTCTACGTCGTGCAAGACCTGTAGTGATCAGAACGCTTTGTGATTTCCGAAAGGTAGTAATTCATTAGAGTGTTAAGCTCCCCTATTTCCTTTTCTAGAGTGTTAAGTTGGGCGTTATGATCGTTATACAGCTCTTCCATGTCTTGTTAGCTAGCACTTTAAGTTGCGACTGTGTCTCGCTAGCGAGTTTTGTAGCACGGTTTAGTAAAAGCTGCGCTCGCTCTCTAGAATTTTATGTCTGACTTGCGCGCTCTGCAAGGGACATGTTAGTCTGTTTGATGTCTTGTCTAAGCTGTCTTGCCTTTTGTTCAGCCATTTCAGCTCTATTAACGACATCGTTTGCCTCCTGCTTCACTTGTTCTGCATCACTTTCTATTTTTAGGATATCTTTATGTAAACCTGAAAGACAGAGTCGTAGGCCTtcaactgcatcttttgtttcaTTCGCTTTCTTTTGTGCTTGCTCTGTCTCCATAGCTATTGGAACTAAATCTGCTTTGGCTGCATCAATGTCACTCTTAGCTTTGTTAATTGCATTTTCTGCAGCATTTTGTGCAGCTTGAGCTTCATCCAAAGCCTCCAAAACTTTATTAGCCATTTTTAATGTCAGATTTGCCGATTGATTCACCACAGTAGCATTCAGTTTTAACGCTTTGGCTCTTTCTAAGTCTGGCTTTGTTTC is a window from the Ostrinia nubilalis chromosome 7, ilOstNubi1.1, whole genome shotgun sequence genome containing:
- the LOC135073286 gene encoding laminin subunit beta-1-like, producing MLVGSGRLISACRGRCDLFDAECILVKRPLPIDYDSPCANVRSEDDTVSTSLPANQRSVLVTPPVCLEKDKDTEIRIYLGRQDGCKEGYAGLLCDVCADNYFGDPIKRTCEKCECNDNTDITKPGNCDPYTGKCLQCLHNTAGDHCEVCQEGYYGNAVEKACYKCNCSVLGTNFTRGNCDGITGQCPCFNNVKGVNCDQCTDNHWRIAVGTGCDPCECDPIGSLSPQCNPYIGKCDCKPGHGGRQCDQCQENHWGDPNLECHECECDLRGSISQQCMRENGSCICKPGIGGYNCDLCARGYLGEAPDCYACGECFDNWDRLINDLRIQTDYAIGNASKIKVVGATGAYTRDFDEMTKKLAEVENMLQSAKMGQTTVKDLLSNISSLQDQLTSVEHKVKDANDNLNDITSKINLGNVTLDGLRNDIQNLKGKTIELGSNATKLQEANLDGALNLTREAKQIAVKASDEAEGAQTIIANTDRQIKNTDRLIELQYTNFNNTQNENDKKLDDIQSQLSDLESLCLS
- the LOC135073288 gene encoding tropomyosin Tod p 1.0102-like, with product MAIKVLEALDEAQAAQDAAENAINKAKSDIDAAKADLVSIAMETEQAQKKANETKDEVEGLRLRLSGLQKDILKIESDAEQVKQEANDVVNRAEMAEQKARQLRQDFKQTNMSLAERASQTSNSRERAQLLLNRATKLASETQSQLKVLANMEELYNDHNAQLNTRKGNRGA
- the LOC135073289 gene encoding uncharacterized protein LOC135073289, with protein sequence MSSWSNDECLSFLEHYQMESCIWNPKDANHKDKKKQADAWIRLAQLTGRPVKEVKNKKEILMTTFRKHLKKKQESMRSGAGADEIYNPTWYAYEIMESFLLQVYTCNEGLNTETQSQQIEEITDQTEDDPLIRDRTSRYGYHTIQTTI